The Chitinophaga niabensis genomic interval GGATGTCTGCATTATCCCTGATGATCTCCCATACCTCATCGCTCAGCATACCAGCTGGTTTGCCGGTTTTAGGATCGATATAATCGTATAGTTTCTTCATCGTTTTGGAAAACGACTTCTCAGTATTCTTATGCAGGTTGCTCACCGCAATACGGGAAGCAAGCTGTGCGTAGTCAGGATGTTTAGTAGTAAGTGAAGCAGCGGTTTCTGCAGCCAGGTTATCTAATTCAGTGGTCGTAACACCATCGTACAGTCCCTGAATTACCTTTTTTGCCACATCGATAGAATCAACATATTCCGGCGCGAGTCCATAGCACAATTTCTCTACTCTTGCTGTGATCTTGTCAAATTTGACAGACTCTTTTCTGCCGTCTCTTTTTATAACGAACATGGTGTAATGGATTTAATGGGTGATGAATATATGGAGGTTAGTAGTATTTTCTTAAAAGTCTTCATCAAGGCTGAACGTATTTGCTTCTTTGCCACCGATCACGCCTGATTTTTGATAGTCACCTACCCGTTTTTCGAAGAAATTGGTTTTTCCCTGTAAGGATATCATTTCCATAAAGTCGAAAGGATTGGTTGCATTGTAGATCTTCTTGCAGCCGAGCTCGCTGATCCAGCGGTCTGCCACAAATTCGATGTATTGTTTCATCAGCTCGCTGTTCATGCCGATCAATGCAGCAGGCAAAGCGTCTGTAATAAATTCTTTTTCTATCTCTACGGCATCGCGGATGATCTCGTGTACTTCTTTTTCATCCAGTTTGCCGTTCAGCATGCTGTAAAGCAGGCAGGCAAATTCGCAGTGTAATCCTTCATCACGGCTGATCAGCTCATTGGAGAAGGTCAGGCCGGGCATGAGGCCGCGTTTTTTCAGCCAGAAGATGGAGCAGAAACTTCCACTGAAGAAAATACCTTCTACGGCAGCAAAAGCTACCAGGCGCTGTGCGAATGTGCCGTTGTTGATCCAACGCAAAGCCCACTGAGCTTTTTTGGTAACAGCAGGGATGGTATCAATCGCATGGAAAAGGCGGTTCTTCTCAACAGGATCGCTGATATATGTATCGATCAGCAATGCATATGTTTCAGAGTGGATGTTTTCCATCATGATCTGGAAACCATAAAAACAACGTGCTTCAGGGATCTGCACTTCACTCATGAAGTTCACGGCCAGGTTCTCGTTCACAATCCCGTCAGACGCAGCAAAAAATGCCAGTACGTGTGAGATAAAGTGACGCTCTCCGTCATTCATGTTATTCCAATCTTTCAGATCACTGGAAAGGTCAATTTCTTCGGCAGTCCAGAAACTGGCTTCGTGGCGTTTATAGTGTTCCCAGATGGCGGGGTAGTTTATCGGGAGGATTACAAACCGGTCTTTGTTTTCCTTCAGTAATATCTCATTCTCGTTACTCATAAAAAATTTATAATATGGTTATGACTGTCCAATGTTTTTCGAATAAAGACGCGGGCCCGACGGTAGATAACAATCCGTAAAATTGGAAGGGTCACTCACACCATAACCTTAACTCGCGAAATACTTTGAAAATTAAGTTCTAAGGGTTGTTTTTCTAACGATAGAAGCCCATAGAATTTAACCAAGACTGTTTGCAAATCTAATGATCAAAGGGGTGGGAGAAAGGCAAAAGTTCCTAACAGATGTGGATAAAGAATACCGCTTTTTTCAAGAGGTAGCAGGGGTGTACAATACGGACTTTTGCACATATAAAAGCAGGTCGATGGTATAATATATTTGTAAAATGTGTTAAAAAACTGGCACGAAAAATATAAAAAGAAATTACAAAAAATATGTATTCCTGAATTACTGATCAGCAATGTTTTGATGAATGTTTGATCAGTAAAGTAAACAACAGTGGGATGTTTTGGCCACGCCGAGCGTTAACAGGATTCTTCTATGGTATTTTAATTTAATGTTATCATTTGGGATGTGCACATTTCCCATTGTGGATAACTCAGATCCGAGGTACTTTCCCTATGAATTTCTTCCTGATCACCGTCTGCACCGGAATCCCCTCTATCTTGCTTTCCAGCCAGGAAACAATATCCAGGTACAGGTAACTCCTGCGTTCAAAAGGATTCTTTGCGATCTGTTCCAGTTTTCCTTTCAAGTCCTTAAACGCCGTGCGCAGCGCTTTGGGATTGGCATACATATTCTTACGAAGGAATTTCAATATTTCCTCCAATACAAGGCTAAGGTCTTTATGTTTCGCAATGAAGTGATAGACGGACTTGATCAGGTATTCCACCAGGCTGTAGTTCTCCAGTTCATAGTGCGCTATCAGGTGCAGGATCCGTGCAAAACATTGAATATCTGCCCGCAGATTACCAATACGCAATTGAATGATCTTATTCAGGTACACAATGGCATTATCGTTATCCCCGCTGC includes:
- a CDS encoding ribonucleoside-diphosphate reductase small subunit translates to MSNENEILLKENKDRFVILPINYPAIWEHYKRHEASFWTAEEIDLSSDLKDWNNMNDGERHFISHVLAFFAASDGIVNENLAVNFMSEVQIPEARCFYGFQIMMENIHSETYALLIDTYISDPVEKNRLFHAIDTIPAVTKKAQWALRWINNGTFAQRLVAFAAVEGIFFSGSFCSIFWLKKRGLMPGLTFSNELISRDEGLHCEFACLLYSMLNGKLDEKEVHEIIRDAVEIEKEFITDALPAALIGMNSELMKQYIEFVADRWISELGCKKIYNATNPFDFMEMISLQGKTNFFEKRVGDYQKSGVIGGKEANTFSLDEDF